In Kryptolebias marmoratus isolate JLee-2015 linkage group LG4, ASM164957v2, whole genome shotgun sequence, the following proteins share a genomic window:
- the LOC108231507 gene encoding elastase-1: MLRFLVLTSLAALVLAKLEPQPRYLKDSFERVVGGEVASPNSWPWQISLQYQSGSRFYHTCGGSLIRRGWVMTAAHCVDSIRTYRVVLGEHDLNVNSGREQVISVNQIYIHPQWDSSRVSNGYDIALLQLSSDATLNSYVKLAALPPSGQILPHNNFCYITGWGRTSTGGSLSAQLKQAYLPVVDHKTCSSSSWWGSTVKTTMVCAGGRAEAGCNGDSGGPLNCQVNGQYYVHGIASFVSGLGCSYPQKPTVFTRVSAYIEWMNSILY; the protein is encoded by the exons ATGCTCAGGTTTCTGGTCTTGACGAGTCTCGCTGCCTTag TGCTGGCTAAGCTGGAGCCACAGCCCAGGTACCTGAAGGACAGCTTTGAGAGGGTTGTTGGAGGTGAGGTTGCCAGCCCTAACTCCTGGCCCTGGCAG ATCTCGCTTCAGTACCAATCTGGCAGCAGGTTTTACCACACCTGTGGGGGAAGCCTGATCCGTAGAGGCTGGGTTATGACTGCTGCTCACTGTGTGGACAG CATCAGGACATATCGTGTGGTTCTCGGTGAACATGACCTCAATGTCAACAGCGGCAGAGAGCAGGTCATTAGTGTCAACCAGATTTACATCCACCCCCAGTGGGACTCAAGCAGAGTGTCTAATGG gtATGACATTGCTCTGCTTCAACTGTCCTCCGATGCCACCCTGAACTCTTACGTCAAGCTTGCTGCTCTGCCTCCCTCTGGCCAGATTCTGCCTCACAACAACTTCTGCTACATCACTGGATGGGGACGCACCTCCA CTGGTGGTAGCCTGTCTGCTCAGCTCAAACAGGCCTACCTTCCTGTGGTGGACCACAAGAcctgctccagcagcagctggtggGGCAGCACCGTAAAAACCACTATGGTGTGCGCTGGCGGTAGGGCTGAGGCTGGATGCAAC ggagACTCTGGTGGCCCTCTGAACTGCCAGGTCAATGGCCAGTACTACGTGCATGGTATTGCCAGTTTTGTGTCTGGACTGGGATGCAGTTATCCCCAGAAGCCCACTGTCTTTACCCGTGTCTCTGCCTACATCGAATGGATGAACTCA atcTTGTATTAG
- the LOC108231670 gene encoding elastase-1, with protein MFIFLLFVTLTTTALAEQKLQPRRREISIERVVGGDRVPYSSSWPWQVSLQEYYDASYHHFCGGTLIKNTWVLTAAHCVQGYSSLRVALGDLQLHYSHGTEQFRSVKNVYVHPDWNMDSISSGNDIALLQLSSAVSVNSYVRPINLPKTGEILPHNHPCYITGYGRTSTGGSMSNHMMKAYLPIVDHQTCTSSGWWGSTVKINMICAGGGTQSACNGDFGGPLSCQVNNTWYVHGITSFVSGMGCNTPQKPTVFTRVSAYITWINSVINNS; from the exons ATGTTCATTTTCCTGCTGTTCGTCACTCTTACAACCACGG CATTGGCTGAGCAGAAGCTTCAGCCCCGCCGCAGAGAAATCAGCATCGAAAGAGTTGTGGGAGGTGACAGAGTGCCTTACAGCAGCTCGTGGCCTTGGCAG GTTTCTCTTCAGGAATATTACGATGCCTCCTATCACCATTTCTGTGGAGGAACTCTAATAAAAAATACCTGGGTTTTGACTGCTGCTCACTGTGTACAAGG CTACAGTTCATTGCGTGTGGCCCTTGGAGATCTTCAACTGCACTATAGCCATGGGACAGAGCAATTCAGAAGTGTCAAAAACGTTTATGTTCACCCTGACTGGAATATGGACAGCATTTCATCTGG CAATGACAttgctctgctgcagctgtcttcTGCAGTTTCTGTAAACTCTTACGTCCGTCCTATTAACCTGCCAAAAACTGGTGAGATCTTGCCTCATAACCATCCCTGCTACATCACTGGATATGGACGAACTTCAA CTGGTGGAAGCATGTCTAACCACATGATGAAAGCATACCTGCCCATAGTGGACCACCAGACCTGCACCAGTTCTGGCTGGTGGGGCAGTACAGTTAAAATCAACATGATCTGTGCAGGAGGAGGCACTCAGTCTGCATGCAAT GGAGACTTCGGTGGACCTCTGAGCTGCCAGGTTAACAACACTTGGTATGTCCACGGGATAACCAGCTTTGTGTCTGGTATGGGATGCAATACACCTCAGAAGCCCACAGTCTTTACCCGCGTTTCAGCCTATATCACATGGATCAACTCG GTTATAAACAATTCTTGA
- the LOC108231669 gene encoding elastase-1 gives MDRCHESRKSSATADMLRFLLLTSLAALVLAEPQPRYLEDDNTGERVVGGNVANPNSWPWQISLQYKSGSNFYHTCGGTLVKRGWVMTAAHCVDRSMTWRVVLGDHDINNHEGKEQYMSVSRVYIHPNWNSNNVAGGYDIALLRLSTDAVLNNYVQLAYLPPSGQVLPHNNNCYITGWGRTQTGGSLSAQLKQAYLPVVDHNTCSSYGWWGSTVKTTMVCAGGGSESGCQGDSGGPLNCSVNGQWVVHGVTSFVSSAGCNTYKRPTVFTRVSAYISWMNSIMG, from the exons ATGGACAGATGTCACGAAAGCAGAAAGTCTTCGGCAACTGCAGACATGCTCAGGTTTCTTCTGTTGACCTCTCTCGCAGCCTTGG TGCTGGCTGAGCCCCAGCCCAGGTACCTGGAGGATGACAATACTGGAGAGAGAGTTGTGGGAGGCAACGTGGCCAATCCTAACTCTTGGCCTTGGCAG atCTCCCTTCAGTACAAATCTGGCAGCAACTTCTACCACACCTGTGGAGGAACTCTGGTCAAAAGAGGATGGGTGATGACTGCTGCTCACTGTGTGGACAG ATCTATGACTTGGCGTGTTGTTCTTGGAGATCACGACATCAACAACCACGAGGGCAAAGAGCAGTACATGAGTGTGAGCAGAGTCTACATTCATCCCAACTGGAACTCCAACAACGTTGCTGGAGG GTACGACATTGCTCTGCTGCGTCTCTCTACCGATGCTGTTCTCAACAACTACGTCCAGCTTGCCTACCTGCCTCCCTCTGGTCAGGTTCTGCCCCACAACAACAACTGCTACATCACTGGATGGGGACGCACCCAGA CTGGTGGTAGCCTGTCTGCTCAGCTGAAACAAGCCTACCTGCCTGTTGTTGACCACAACACCTGCTCCAGCTACGGTTGGTGGGGCAGCACTGTGAAGACCACCATGGTGTGTGCTGGTGGTGGCAGCGAATCTGGCTGTCAG GGTGACTCTGGTGGCCCCCTGAACTGCAGTGTCAACGGTCAGTGGGTTGTCCACGGTGTGACTAGCTTTGTGTCTTCCGCTGGCTGCAACACCTATAAGAGGCCCACTGTCTTCACCCGTGTGTCTGCTTACATCAGCTGGATGAACAGC atcatgGGTTGA